From one Anopheles cruzii chromosome 3, idAnoCruzAS_RS32_06, whole genome shotgun sequence genomic stretch:
- the LOC128272478 gene encoding CAAX prenyl protease 2 has protein sequence MRIWSAGMASDMDPEQNPTANPDTIYLSPFVSVGACFVISVIYVASLYIWNTKHDRDHPSTIKRRFFSVFVVMLVAPFFVLALSSKQVFERYSLWEIMGFRREGLFTAAAVPLLLTMVLFLGPLSVQLSSGVWRIYSEPMYWMNAVHSLVWLRNHFVAPLSEEFTFRACMLPLLLQTFRPSVAVLITPLLFGLAHLHHIKERLQNGRPLREVLIVSFFQFFYTTIFGIYSAYLFVRSGHFVAPFIVHAFCNHMGFPDVQEVLSQGDHKKYIFIGTYVLGLVGWIIFLPTLTTPGWYANNLFWEWQL, from the exons ATGAGGATCTGGAGTGCCGGTATGGCAAGCGATATGGATCCGGAACAGAATCCCACCGCCAATCCCGATACAATTTACCTTTCCCCGTTCGTCTCGGTCGGGGCGTGCTTTGTGATATCCGTAATTTATGTTGCCAGTCTGTACATATGGAACACCAAGCACGATCG TGACCATCCATCAACGATAAAACGTCGATTCTTTAGTGTCTTCGTAGTCATGCTCGTCGCTCCGTTTTTTGTGCTTGCACTATCCAGCAAGCAGGTATTCGAGCGCTACAGCTTATGGGAGATAATGGGGTTCCGGCGGGAAGGTCTTTTCACAGCTGCGGCGGTTCCACTACTGTTAACTATGGTGCTATTCCTGGGTCCCTTAAGTGTACAGCTGTCGAGCGGTGTTTGGCGGATTTACTCGGAACCTATGTACTGGATGAACGCAGTGCACAGCTTGGTCTGGCTACGTAACCACTTCGTTGCCCCACTGTCCGAGGAGTTCACGTTCCGTGCCTGTATGTTACCACTGCTTCTCCAAACCTTTCGGCCATCTGTTGCTGTGCTCATTACGCCACTCCTGTTCGGACTGGCTCACCTGCACCATATCAAAGAGCGTTTACAAAATGGGAGGCCTCTGCGGGAGGTGTTGATCGTGTcgttttttcagtttttctaCACCACTATCTTTGGTATTTATTCGGCGTACTTGTTTGTACGTTCAGGACACTTCGTTGCACCCTTCATTGTACATGCATTCTGCAATCATATGGGATTTCCCGACGTCCAGGAAGTGCTTTCCCAAGGGGACcacaaaaaatacatttttattggAACTTATGTACTAGGTCTCGTCGGATGGATCATTTTTCTCCCAACCCTTACCACACCAGGTTGGTATGCGAACAATCTATTCTGGGAGTGGCAACTATAA
- the LOC128273842 gene encoding aprataxin, giving the protein MEWDLKSFELIKKINDVQARLFVSELAVVIKDAYPIAAFHFLVLPWKDIDSVYDLTIGDISLLQHMEELGWKAVASTGLPKESFDVGYHMQPSQRRLHLHLVSKDYNSPFLKDPFRWNAFHTDFFIKLDHILQTLHMNGQMKKPSHEHTYSLLVTPLRCNQCSHAPKTFLKLKAHLKQHAEEKNCNT; this is encoded by the exons ATGGAATGGGACTTGAAATCTTTCGAACTGATTAAAAAGATTAATGATGTTCAAGCTAGGCTTTTTGTTTCGGAACTGGCCGTAGTAATCAAAGATGCGTACCCTATTGCAGCCTTtcattttttggttttgccaTGGAAAGACATAGATTCTGTGTACGAT TTAACGATCGGCGATATTTCATTGTTGCAGCATATGGAAGAACTTGGCTGGAAAGCAGTAGCTTCTACGGGATTACCAAAAGAAAGTTTCGATGTTGGATACCATATGCAACCGTCTCAACGACGGCTCCATTTGCACTTGGTGTCGAAGGATTATAATTCCCCATTCCTGAAGGATCCTTTTCGCTGGAATGCATTTCACActgatttttttataaaactCGACC ATATCTTACAGACCCTACACATGAatggccaaatgaaaaaaccCTCCCACGAACATACTTACTCGCTACTAGTGACTCCTCTACGTTGCAATCAATGTTCCCATGCTCCAAAAACCTTCCTAAAACTAAAGGCGCATTTGAAACAACATGCTGAAGAGAAAAACTGCAACACCTAA
- the LOC128270310 gene encoding zinc finger protein 62 homolog has translation MPASGTGYCGKIEKYLYLRGPYEDHFRTVDQSSEIEKSELIENAGGAATENDLDAASVEMETHVTQNMTDKASRNQKLKASPVDVPNEVGVQKRILRQRRKTVSVRTRGSTAPKNCPIVDTCFRSEVDSVDILEVAPLVAEIGAEDIAEKKFENLFVNGRMVVKGQKLRQLISRFYRLQCDFCKEPEVRFHHVDKLYDHYEKVHHTRGYVVCCQSKLTDSEKIIIHMARHIQPEAFTCDVCGYIVTKPKFLISHKQTHLPVNDKPYACPHCTKRFCWKRALTVHLNRHQEAAERRVFRCLLCDKTYETPGGLSNHKRNVHKGLKPKETHVCDVCAKTFATVYGLREHISTIHQQPWEKRQLQCAACGKWLNGERCLKMHLKIHSAKNLACGECDYKTNKSLLLKRHKITHHQQERPFLCDLCEKTFKIKRDLRVHMLSKHSMQSRTFQCNFCNLRFRNSTNFYAHRKSQHPKELQAMRDDQELEKKRKRILAGLERSSSLDRKLCATNVRATPTNESPEPINEDFIVVDNKHYRLRSENDSITVVVEIEDMSEIQQKVSA, from the exons ATGCCCGCATCCGGTACAGGTTACTGCGGGAAAATCGAGAAGTATCTATATTTGAGG GGACCCTATGAAGACCACTTTAGGACAGTAGATCAAAGTTctgaaatagaaaaaagtgAACTTATCGAAAATGCAGGAGGTGCAGCAACGGAGAACGATTTGGACGCGGCATCGGTCGAAATGGAAACACATGTAACTCAGAATATGACTGACAAAGCTTCAAGAAATCAAAAACTAAAGGCATCTCCGGTAGATGTTCCAAATGAAGTTGGTGTTCAAAAACGCATACTACGCCAAAGACGGAAAACTGTCTCAGTCCGTACTCGGGGGTCTACAGCGCCCAAAAACTGTCCCATCGTGGACACGTGTTTTCGAAGCGAAGTTGATTCAGTGGATATTTTAGAAGTCGCGCCTCTTGTTGCCGAAATAGGTGCAGAAGATATTGCGGAAAAGAAATTCGAAAATCTGTTCGTGAATGGACGAATGGTTGTGAAAGGACAAAAGTTGCGACAACTCATCTCCCGTTTCTACCGACTGCAATGTGACTTTTGCAAGGAACCGGAAGTTCGATTTCACCACGTGGATAAGTTATATGACCATTACGAAAAGGTGCATCACACCAGAGGCTATGTTGTCTGTTGCCAGTCGAAGCTGACGGACAGTGAGAAGATAATCATACATATGGCCCGGCATATACAACCTGAAGCGTTCAC ATGCGACGTCTGTGGCTATATAGTTACGAAACCGAAGTTCCTCATAAGCCATAAGCAAACGCACCTACCAGTTAATGATAAGCCGTACGCCTGTCCTCACTGCACGAAACGGTTTTGCTGGAAACGAGCACTAACAGTTCATTTGAACAGGCACCAAGAGGCTGCTGAGCGTAGAGTGTTTCGCTGTTTATTGTGTGATAAGAC ATACGAAACTCCAGGTGGTTTATCCAACCATAAGCGCAACGTACACAAAGGTCTAAAGCCGAAGGAGACTCATGTGTGTGACGTGTGCGCCAAAACCTTCGCAACAGTGTACGGTCTACGGGAGCACATTTCCACCATCCACCAGCAGCCTTGGGAGAAGCGGCAGCTTCAGTGTGCAGCATGCGGCAAATGGTTGAATGGGGAGCGCTGCTTGAAAATGCATCTTAAGATTCATTCGGCGAAGAATCTGGCCTGCGGTGAGTGTGACTATAAAACGAACAAATCGTTACTTTTGAAGCGCCATAAAATCACTCACCACCAACAAGAACGTCCGTTTCTTTGCGATCTGTGCGAGAAAACGTTCAAGATAAAGCGTGACCTTAGGGTGCACATGCTGAGCAAGCACAGCATGCAGTCTCGGACATTTCAATGCAATTTTTGCAACCTTCGATTTCGCAATTCCACCAACTTTTACGCCCATCGCAAAAGTCAGCATCCGAAGGAACTTCAGGCGATGAGGGATGATCAGGAGTTGGAGAAAAAGCGCAAAAGAATTCTGGCCGGCCTTGAACGATCTTCAAGCTTGGATCGGAAACTTTGCGCTACGAACGTGCGAGCGACTCCTACTAATGAAAGCCCCGAGCCTATTAATGAAGATTTCATAGTTGTCGATAATAAGCACTACCGCTTGCGCAGCGAAAACGATAGCATTACTGTTGTGGTTGAAATAGAGGACATGAGCGAAATACAACAGAAAGTTTCAGCATGA
- the LOC128275410 gene encoding BTB/POZ domain-containing protein KCTD3 isoform X3 encodes MAYSNHIGDIVHLNVGGTRFSTSRQTLTWVPDTFFTSLLNGRISSLRDETDAIFIDRDPKLFSLILNYLRTKEIDIKAVDIRVLRHEAEFYNIAPLIKRMMLCEEMDQSSCGDVLFYGYLPAPPIPLHNALPTAAVATSTSNANTNSNPRPGSMVRVPELSQGSSSSPGSASGTAATNGSRHSGHSRNSSWDMRVSYNGNGNRSQSQWVPGHSRTASLDMMRHSRNSSVDLNKYIRNEVGLVFGPGATGTGWADPMRVQIIKAHHNWISVAYAHFVTCYRLKDYSGWQQIFISPYIESTIERIAINAKMNLATSAGEQSHSKMVAISYGSQIRLWGISDDGSKTDVGTFNLHVRVEYLFFIGSQLVALSSSGKIGVWHAMTQHWQIQDLVPILSFDTAGSFLLLGCNNGSIYYIDMQKFPLRMKDNDLLVTELYKDPSNDHITAISVYLTPKTTSLSGNWIEIAYGTRAGSVRVIVQHPETVGHGPQLFQTFTVHQSPVTKVTLSEKFLISVCSEYNHVRTWQVPRFRGMISTQPGSTPEASFKIVSLEAVDSTYSYSAGNDFGPFGEQDDEQIFVQKVVPDTDQLYVRLASNGERICLIRSVDGTTVTSFCVHECEGSSRMGSRPRRFILSGHCNGAIQMWDLTTALEISKRKDQPKRSIGGPTADELIRELDQCDLSNSHCSTPCMSPCPTAFSSGIESNTVGRLKPFNVAFLNQSAAAASQIVAGVSAQGQAVGLVAAAGAVGAAAPLAAHQPEQPN; translated from the exons ATGGCGTACTCCAATCATATCGGCGATATTGTTCACCTGAACGTTGGTGGAACAAGATTTTCCACCTCACGCCAAACACTAACTTGGGTTCCGGACACATTCTTCACATCTCTGCTTAACGGGCGCATCTCAAG TTTACGCGATGAAACGGATGCAATTTTTATCGATCGTGATCCAAAGCTGTTCAGTCTGATACTTAATTATCTTCGCACGAAAGAGATCGACATCAAAGCAGTCGATATACGAGTGTTGCGTCATGAGGCTGAGTTCTATAACATTGCTCCACTGATCAAACGGATGATGCTGTGTGAGGAGATGGACCAATCCAGCTGTGGCGATGTACTGTTTTATGGTTATCTCCCAGCCCC CCCAATTCCACTGCACAACGCTTTGCCCACGGCTGCGGTGGCGACATCGACAAGCAACGCTAATACGAACTCGAACCCACGCCCTGGATCAATGGTGCGTGTGCCAGAACTCTCGCAAGGATCCTCTAGTTCGCCGGGAAGCGCGAGTGgcacggcggccaccaacggCTCGCGCCATTCGGGACATTCTCGCAACTCGTCCTGGGATATGCGTGTGTCGTAtaacgggaacgggaaccgtAGCCAATCCCAGTGGGTTCCCGGCCACTCGCGTACTGCTTCGCTCGATATGATGCGCCATTCGCGCAACTCGTCCGTCGATCTGAATAAGTACATACGGAATGAGGTGGGCTTGGTGTTTGGGCCGGGTGCAACCGGTACGGGTTGGGCGGATCCGATGCGTGTGCAGATTATCAAGGCACACCACAATTGGATTTCGGTTGCGTACGCCCATTTCGTCACTTGTTATCGACTGAAAGACTACTCGGGCTGGCAGCAAATTTTCATCTCCCCTTACATCGAATCGACGATCGAGCGGATAGCAATAAACGCCAAAATGAACCTGGCTACTTCGGCGGGTGAACAATCGCACAGTAAAATGGTCGCAATCTCATACGGAAGCCAGATTCGGCTGTGGGGAATCTCAGACGATGGCAGCAAGACCGACGTGGGCACATTCAATTTGCATGTGCGCGTCGAATATTTGTTCTTCATCGGCAGTCAGTTGGTTGCGCTGTCTTCTTCGGGAAAGATCGGCGTTTGGCATGCGATGACACAACACTGGCAGATACAGGACCTTGTTCCGATACTATCCTTCGATACTGCCGGGTCGTTTCTACTTCTCGGTTGCAACAATGGTTCCATCTACTATATCG ACATGCAAAAGTTTCCCTTGCGTATGAAGGATAACGATCTGTTGGTGACGGAACTGTACAAGGATCCATCGAATGACCACATCACGGCCATATCGGTCTATCTAACACCCAAAACGACAA GTCTCTCAGGTAACTGGATAGAAATTGCCTATGGCACACGAGCCGGTTCTGTTCGCGTCATTGTACAACACCCGGAAACGGTAGGCCATGGGCCACAGCTGTTCCAAACGTTTACCGTGCACCAGAGCCCGGTTACGAAAGTGACACTGTCAGAAAAGTTTCTGATATCGGTGTGCAGTGAGTACAATCACGTGCGAACTTGGCAGGTACCAAGATTCCGTGGTATGATCTCTACACAACCTGGCTCTACACCGGAAGCATCGTTTAAG ATAGTGTCTTTGGAAGCAGTAGATTCAACTTATAGCTATTCGGCCGGTAATGATTTCGGACCGTTTGGCGAGCAGGACGATGAGCAGATATTCGTACAGAAGGTGGTACCAGACACTGATCAGCTGTACGTGCGGCTAGCCTCGAACGGTGAACGTATTTGCCTGATACGATCAGTCGACGGGACGACAGTCACATCATTCTGCGTACACGAATGCGAAGGCTCATCCCGCATGGGTTCCCGACCGAGACGTTTCATACTTTCCGGCCACTGTAACGGGGCGATACAGATGTGGGATTTGACTACCGCTCTTGAGATATCGAAGAGAAAGGATCAGCCCAAACGCAGCATCGGAGGACCGACGGCGGACGAACTCATTCGGGAGCTTGATCAGTGCGATCTGAGCAACAGTCACTGTTCAACACCTTGCATGTCCCCTTGCCCAACGGCTTTCTCCAGCGGCATCGAAAGCAATACGGTGGGACGATTGAAACCGTTTAATGTTGCGTTCTTGAACCAATCTGCGGCGGCTGCATCGCAAATAGTCGCGGGAGTGAGTGCTCAAGGACAGGCAGTGGGActggtggcagcagcgggTGCTGTTGGAGCTGCGGCACCACTTGCGGCTCATCAACCCGAACAACCGAACTGA
- the LOC128275410 gene encoding SH3KBP1-binding protein 1 isoform X2 — protein MAYSNHIGDIVHLNVGGTRFSTSRQTLTWVPDTFFTSLLNGRISSLRDETDAIFIDRDPKLFSLILNYLRTKEIDIKAVDIRVLRHEAEFYNIAPLIKRMMLCEEMDQSSCGDVLFYGYLPAPNIPIQDMPISSPSTSSISTGTVTTSNSVLSGTPVQSKSDPQPGPSGIGQQTVPATLQQQSNSQFSNSNNPIPLHNALPTAAVATSTSNANTNSNPRPGSMVRVPELSQGSSSSPGSASGTAATNGSRHSGHSRNSSWDMRVSYNGNGNRSQSQWVPGHSRTASLDMMRHSRNSSVDLNKYIRNEVGLVFGPGATGTGWADPMRVQIIKAHHNWISVAYAHFVTCYRLKDYSGWQQIFISPYIESTIERIAINAKMNLATSAGEQSHSKMVAISYGSQIRLWGISDDGSKTDVGTFNLHVRVEYLFFIGSQLVALSSSGKIGVWHAMTQHWQIQDLVPILSFDTAGSFLLLGCNNGSIYYIDMQKFPLRMKDNDLLVTELYKDPSNDHITAISVYLTPKTTSLSGNWIEIAYGTRAGSVRVIVQHPETVGHGPQLFQTFTVHQSPVTKVTLSEKFLISVCSEYNHVRTWQVPRFRGMISTQPGSTPEASFKIVSLEAVDSTYSYSAGNDFGPFGEQDDEQIFVQKVVPDTDQLYVRLASNGERICLIRSVDGTTVTSFCVHECEGSSRMGSRPRRFILSGHCNGAIQMWDLTTALEISKRKDQPKRSIGGPTADELIRELDQCDLSNSHCSTPCMSPCPTAFSSGIESNTVGRLKPFNVAFLNQSAAAASQIVAGVSAQGQAVGLVAAAGAVGAAAPLAAHQPEQPN, from the exons ATGGCGTACTCCAATCATATCGGCGATATTGTTCACCTGAACGTTGGTGGAACAAGATTTTCCACCTCACGCCAAACACTAACTTGGGTTCCGGACACATTCTTCACATCTCTGCTTAACGGGCGCATCTCAAG TTTACGCGATGAAACGGATGCAATTTTTATCGATCGTGATCCAAAGCTGTTCAGTCTGATACTTAATTATCTTCGCACGAAAGAGATCGACATCAAAGCAGTCGATATACGAGTGTTGCGTCATGAGGCTGAGTTCTATAACATTGCTCCACTGATCAAACGGATGATGCTGTGTGAGGAGATGGACCAATCCAGCTGTGGCGATGTACTGTTTTATGGTTATCTCCCAGCCCCTA ATATTCCTATCCAAGATATGCCAATAAGTTCGCCTTCGACTAGCTCGATAAGCACCGGGACGGTTACGACGAGCAACAGTGTATTGTCCGGTACACCTGTGCAGTCAAAATCGGATCCACAGCCCGGTCCATCAGGCATTGGACAGCAAACAGTGCCTGCgacactgcagcagcagtccaaTTCACAATTTTCAAATTCCAACAACCCAATTCCACTGCACAACGCTTTGCCCACGGCTGCGGTGGCGACATCGACAAGCAACGCTAATACGAACTCGAACCCACGCCCTGGATCAATGGTGCGTGTGCCAGAACTCTCGCAAGGATCCTCTAGTTCGCCGGGAAGCGCGAGTGgcacggcggccaccaacggCTCGCGCCATTCGGGACATTCTCGCAACTCGTCCTGGGATATGCGTGTGTCGTAtaacgggaacgggaaccgtAGCCAATCCCAGTGGGTTCCCGGCCACTCGCGTACTGCTTCGCTCGATATGATGCGCCATTCGCGCAACTCGTCCGTCGATCTGAATAAGTACATACGGAATGAGGTGGGCTTGGTGTTTGGGCCGGGTGCAACCGGTACGGGTTGGGCGGATCCGATGCGTGTGCAGATTATCAAGGCACACCACAATTGGATTTCGGTTGCGTACGCCCATTTCGTCACTTGTTATCGACTGAAAGACTACTCGGGCTGGCAGCAAATTTTCATCTCCCCTTACATCGAATCGACGATCGAGCGGATAGCAATAAACGCCAAAATGAACCTGGCTACTTCGGCGGGTGAACAATCGCACAGTAAAATGGTCGCAATCTCATACGGAAGCCAGATTCGGCTGTGGGGAATCTCAGACGATGGCAGCAAGACCGACGTGGGCACATTCAATTTGCATGTGCGCGTCGAATATTTGTTCTTCATCGGCAGTCAGTTGGTTGCGCTGTCTTCTTCGGGAAAGATCGGCGTTTGGCATGCGATGACACAACACTGGCAGATACAGGACCTTGTTCCGATACTATCCTTCGATACTGCCGGGTCGTTTCTACTTCTCGGTTGCAACAATGGTTCCATCTACTATATCG ACATGCAAAAGTTTCCCTTGCGTATGAAGGATAACGATCTGTTGGTGACGGAACTGTACAAGGATCCATCGAATGACCACATCACGGCCATATCGGTCTATCTAACACCCAAAACGACAA GTCTCTCAGGTAACTGGATAGAAATTGCCTATGGCACACGAGCCGGTTCTGTTCGCGTCATTGTACAACACCCGGAAACGGTAGGCCATGGGCCACAGCTGTTCCAAACGTTTACCGTGCACCAGAGCCCGGTTACGAAAGTGACACTGTCAGAAAAGTTTCTGATATCGGTGTGCAGTGAGTACAATCACGTGCGAACTTGGCAGGTACCAAGATTCCGTGGTATGATCTCTACACAACCTGGCTCTACACCGGAAGCATCGTTTAAG ATAGTGTCTTTGGAAGCAGTAGATTCAACTTATAGCTATTCGGCCGGTAATGATTTCGGACCGTTTGGCGAGCAGGACGATGAGCAGATATTCGTACAGAAGGTGGTACCAGACACTGATCAGCTGTACGTGCGGCTAGCCTCGAACGGTGAACGTATTTGCCTGATACGATCAGTCGACGGGACGACAGTCACATCATTCTGCGTACACGAATGCGAAGGCTCATCCCGCATGGGTTCCCGACCGAGACGTTTCATACTTTCCGGCCACTGTAACGGGGCGATACAGATGTGGGATTTGACTACCGCTCTTGAGATATCGAAGAGAAAGGATCAGCCCAAACGCAGCATCGGAGGACCGACGGCGGACGAACTCATTCGGGAGCTTGATCAGTGCGATCTGAGCAACAGTCACTGTTCAACACCTTGCATGTCCCCTTGCCCAACGGCTTTCTCCAGCGGCATCGAAAGCAATACGGTGGGACGATTGAAACCGTTTAATGTTGCGTTCTTGAACCAATCTGCGGCGGCTGCATCGCAAATAGTCGCGGGAGTGAGTGCTCAAGGACAGGCAGTGGGActggtggcagcagcgggTGCTGTTGGAGCTGCGGCACCACTTGCGGCTCATCAACCCGAACAACCGAACTGA
- the LOC128275410 gene encoding SH3KBP1-binding protein 1 isoform X1 produces the protein MAYSNHIGDIVHLNVGGTRFSTSRQTLTWVPDTFFTSLLNGRISSLRDETDAIFIDRDPKLFSLILNYLRTKEIDIKAVDIRVLRHEAEFYNIAPLIKRMMLCEEMDQSSCGDVLFYGYLPAPNIPIQDMPISSPSTSSISTGTVTTSNSVLSGTPVQSKSDPQPGPSGIGQQTVPATLQQQSNSQFSNSNNPIPLHNALPTAAVATSTSNANTNSNPRPGSMVRVPELSQGSSSSPGSASGTAATNGSRHSGHSRNSSWDMRVSYNGNGNRSQSQWVPGHSRTASLDMMRHSRNSSVDLNKYIRNEVGLVFGPGATGTGWADPMRVQIIKAHHNWISVAYAHFVTCYRLKDYSGWQQIFISPYIESTIERIAINAKMNLATSAGEQSHSKMVAISYGSQIRLWGISDDGSKTDVGTFNLHVRVEYLFFIGSQLVALSSSGKIGVWHAMTQHWQIQDLVPILSFDTAGSFLLLGCNNGSIYYIDMQKFPLRMKDNDLLVTELYKDPSNDHITAISVYLTPKTTTADRVKEGLSGNWIEIAYGTRAGSVRVIVQHPETVGHGPQLFQTFTVHQSPVTKVTLSEKFLISVCSEYNHVRTWQVPRFRGMISTQPGSTPEASFKIVSLEAVDSTYSYSAGNDFGPFGEQDDEQIFVQKVVPDTDQLYVRLASNGERICLIRSVDGTTVTSFCVHECEGSSRMGSRPRRFILSGHCNGAIQMWDLTTALEISKRKDQPKRSIGGPTADELIRELDQCDLSNSHCSTPCMSPCPTAFSSGIESNTVGRLKPFNVAFLNQSAAAASQIVAGVSAQGQAVGLVAAAGAVGAAAPLAAHQPEQPN, from the exons ATGGCGTACTCCAATCATATCGGCGATATTGTTCACCTGAACGTTGGTGGAACAAGATTTTCCACCTCACGCCAAACACTAACTTGGGTTCCGGACACATTCTTCACATCTCTGCTTAACGGGCGCATCTCAAG TTTACGCGATGAAACGGATGCAATTTTTATCGATCGTGATCCAAAGCTGTTCAGTCTGATACTTAATTATCTTCGCACGAAAGAGATCGACATCAAAGCAGTCGATATACGAGTGTTGCGTCATGAGGCTGAGTTCTATAACATTGCTCCACTGATCAAACGGATGATGCTGTGTGAGGAGATGGACCAATCCAGCTGTGGCGATGTACTGTTTTATGGTTATCTCCCAGCCCCTA ATATTCCTATCCAAGATATGCCAATAAGTTCGCCTTCGACTAGCTCGATAAGCACCGGGACGGTTACGACGAGCAACAGTGTATTGTCCGGTACACCTGTGCAGTCAAAATCGGATCCACAGCCCGGTCCATCAGGCATTGGACAGCAAACAGTGCCTGCgacactgcagcagcagtccaaTTCACAATTTTCAAATTCCAACAACCCAATTCCACTGCACAACGCTTTGCCCACGGCTGCGGTGGCGACATCGACAAGCAACGCTAATACGAACTCGAACCCACGCCCTGGATCAATGGTGCGTGTGCCAGAACTCTCGCAAGGATCCTCTAGTTCGCCGGGAAGCGCGAGTGgcacggcggccaccaacggCTCGCGCCATTCGGGACATTCTCGCAACTCGTCCTGGGATATGCGTGTGTCGTAtaacgggaacgggaaccgtAGCCAATCCCAGTGGGTTCCCGGCCACTCGCGTACTGCTTCGCTCGATATGATGCGCCATTCGCGCAACTCGTCCGTCGATCTGAATAAGTACATACGGAATGAGGTGGGCTTGGTGTTTGGGCCGGGTGCAACCGGTACGGGTTGGGCGGATCCGATGCGTGTGCAGATTATCAAGGCACACCACAATTGGATTTCGGTTGCGTACGCCCATTTCGTCACTTGTTATCGACTGAAAGACTACTCGGGCTGGCAGCAAATTTTCATCTCCCCTTACATCGAATCGACGATCGAGCGGATAGCAATAAACGCCAAAATGAACCTGGCTACTTCGGCGGGTGAACAATCGCACAGTAAAATGGTCGCAATCTCATACGGAAGCCAGATTCGGCTGTGGGGAATCTCAGACGATGGCAGCAAGACCGACGTGGGCACATTCAATTTGCATGTGCGCGTCGAATATTTGTTCTTCATCGGCAGTCAGTTGGTTGCGCTGTCTTCTTCGGGAAAGATCGGCGTTTGGCATGCGATGACACAACACTGGCAGATACAGGACCTTGTTCCGATACTATCCTTCGATACTGCCGGGTCGTTTCTACTTCTCGGTTGCAACAATGGTTCCATCTACTATATCG ACATGCAAAAGTTTCCCTTGCGTATGAAGGATAACGATCTGTTGGTGACGGAACTGTACAAGGATCCATCGAATGACCACATCACGGCCATATCGGTCTATCTAACACCCAAAACGACAA CCGCGGATCGAGTTAAGGAAG GTCTCTCAGGTAACTGGATAGAAATTGCCTATGGCACACGAGCCGGTTCTGTTCGCGTCATTGTACAACACCCGGAAACGGTAGGCCATGGGCCACAGCTGTTCCAAACGTTTACCGTGCACCAGAGCCCGGTTACGAAAGTGACACTGTCAGAAAAGTTTCTGATATCGGTGTGCAGTGAGTACAATCACGTGCGAACTTGGCAGGTACCAAGATTCCGTGGTATGATCTCTACACAACCTGGCTCTACACCGGAAGCATCGTTTAAG ATAGTGTCTTTGGAAGCAGTAGATTCAACTTATAGCTATTCGGCCGGTAATGATTTCGGACCGTTTGGCGAGCAGGACGATGAGCAGATATTCGTACAGAAGGTGGTACCAGACACTGATCAGCTGTACGTGCGGCTAGCCTCGAACGGTGAACGTATTTGCCTGATACGATCAGTCGACGGGACGACAGTCACATCATTCTGCGTACACGAATGCGAAGGCTCATCCCGCATGGGTTCCCGACCGAGACGTTTCATACTTTCCGGCCACTGTAACGGGGCGATACAGATGTGGGATTTGACTACCGCTCTTGAGATATCGAAGAGAAAGGATCAGCCCAAACGCAGCATCGGAGGACCGACGGCGGACGAACTCATTCGGGAGCTTGATCAGTGCGATCTGAGCAACAGTCACTGTTCAACACCTTGCATGTCCCCTTGCCCAACGGCTTTCTCCAGCGGCATCGAAAGCAATACGGTGGGACGATTGAAACCGTTTAATGTTGCGTTCTTGAACCAATCTGCGGCGGCTGCATCGCAAATAGTCGCGGGAGTGAGTGCTCAAGGACAGGCAGTGGGActggtggcagcagcgggTGCTGTTGGAGCTGCGGCACCACTTGCGGCTCATCAACCCGAACAACCGAACTGA